One genomic region from Apteryx mantelli isolate bAptMan1 chromosome 7, bAptMan1.hap1, whole genome shotgun sequence encodes:
- the NFKB2 gene encoding nuclear factor NF-kappa-B p100 subunit isoform X3 — translation MTLRLCSISKAAGRPRADMDEPYQPCLDGIDYDDFNFSSHMMEQKEPLMETAEGPYLVIIEQPKQRGFRFRYGCEGPSHGGLPGASSEKGRKTYPTVKICNYTGMARIEVDLVTHSDPPRVHAHSLVGKQCNEAGNCIMTVGPKDMTAQFNNLGVLHVTKKNMMEIMKEKLKQQKMRNRSHLLTEAELREIELEAKELKKVMDLSIVRLRFTAYLRDSSGNFTLALQPVISDPIHDSKSPGASNLKISRMDKTAGSVRGGDEVYLLCDKVQKDDIEVRFYEDDENGWQAFGDFSPTDVHKQYAIVFRTPPYHKPKIDRPVTVFLQLKRKRGGDVSDSKQFTYYPVVEDKEEVERKRKKVLPQFPQHFGGGSHMGGAGGGAGGFGSGGGGNLSYPYSPGLAYNNIYSSGPHPVGGYQGGVQMKAPSTDGDGGDRQVPTESTYCQELQKHAQICHLWMLALARRNAHALLDYSVTADPRMLLAVQRHLAASQDENGDTPLHLAIIHEQTAVIKQLIEVVVSIPNQQIINVTNNLQQTPLHLAVITKQPQVVQLLLQAHADPTLLDRYGNSLLHLALQAGDEEMLRTLLAHLGSAAPYLLRLPNFHGLLPVHLAVKAKSLACLDLLVRKGADVNAVERQGGRTPLHLAVEMENLNMATHLVKKLGADVSSRTFAGNTPLHLAAGLGSPTLTKLLLKAGADVLCENDEPVSPSSSEASSDTDADPEEQELGMELEEPTPSAEHSSDPDPTTERVCGETRPRQRRCHTPLDLTRSQKVREILLQASQQSPECELPATPQPGNVLSLDSETLQGLEQLLNQDCSGSDWTELAKRLGLCSLVETYKDTASPSISLLRSYELAGGSLGGLLEALDSMGLRKVVRMLRKTETLEKLQSTEIKEDSAYGSQSVEEEQPPALALKPCPAPAAELPPSQQQQVH, via the exons ATGACCCTTCGGCTCTGCTCGATAAGCAAG GCcgccggccggccccgcgccgacATGGACGAGCCCTACCAGCCC TGCCTGGACGGGATCGACTATGACGACTTCAATTTCAGCTCCCACATGATGGAGCAGAAGGAGCCCCTGATGGAGACAG CGGAAGGTCCCTACCTTGTCATCATCGAGCAGCCAAAGCAG CGTGGTTTCCGGTTTCGGTACGGCTGCGAAGGCCCTTCGCACGGGGGGCTGCCAGGAGCATCCAGCGAGAAGGGGCGCAAGACGTATCCCACTGTGAAG ATCTGCAACTACACAGGGATGGCCCGGATCGAGGTGGACCTGGTGACCCACAGCGACCCTCCGCGGGTGCATGCCCACAGCCTGGTGGGCAAGCAGTGCAATGAGGCCGGCAACTGCATTATGACTGTGGGACCCAAGGACATGACTGCTCA GTTCAACAACCTTGGCGTACTCCATGTCACCAAGAAGAATATGATGGAGATCATGAAGGAAAAATTGAAGCAGCAGAAGATGCGCAACAGGAGTCATCTGCTGACGG aaGCTGAGCTGCGTGAGATTGAGCTGGAGGCGAAGGAGCTGAAGAAGGTGATGGACTTGAGCATTGTGCGGTTGCGCTTCACTGCCTACCTTCGCGACAGCAGCGGGAACTTCACGCTGGCCCTCCAGCCTGTCATCTCGGACCCCATCCATGACAGCA AGTCCCCAGGAGCTTCCAACCTGAAGATTTCACGGATGGATAAGACGGCAGGCTCAGTGCGGGGAGGGGACGAGGTCTACTTGCTGTGTGATAAAGTTCAGAAAG ATGACATCGAGGTGCGTTTCTATGAGGACGACGAGAACGGCTGGCAAGCCTTTGGGGACTTCTCCCCCACGGACGTGCACAAGCAG TATGCCATCGTCTTCCGCACACCCCCGTACCACAAGCCCAAGATCGACCGCCCCGTCACAGTCTTCCTACAGCTGAAGCGGAAGCGAGGGGGTGATGTGAGTGACTCCAAACAGTTCACCTACTACCCCGTGGTGGAAG ATAAGGAGGAAGTGGAGAGGAAGCGCAAGAAAGTCCTGCCCCAGTTTCCCCAGCACTTTGGCGGGGGCTCACACATGGGGGGCGCTGGCGGGGGCGCTGGGGGCTTTGGTTCTGGCGGAG GCGGGAACCTCAGCTACCCCTACTCGCCCGGCCTGGCGTACAATAACATCTATTCGTCTGGCCCACACCCTGTCGGGGGCTACCAGGGCGGCGTGCAGATGAAGGCCCCCAGCACAGATGGGGATGGGGGCGACAGGCAGGTGCCCACGGAGAGCACGTACTGCCAGGAGCTGCAGAAACACG CCCAGATCTGTCACCTGTGGATGCTGGCACTGGCCCGTCGCAACGCCCATGCCCTGCTCGACTACTCTGTCACTGCTGACCCCCGCATGCTGCTGGCAGTCCAGAGGCacctggctgcctcgcaggatgagaaCGGAGACAC GCCTTTGCACCTTGCTATTATCCACGAGCAGACAGCTGTGATCAAGCAGCTGATTGAGGTTGTTGTTAGCATCCCCAACCAGCAGATCATCAATGTCACCAACAACCTGCAGCAG ACGCCGCTGCACCTGGCAGTCATCACCAAGCAGCCCCAGGTggtccagctcctgctgcaagcCCATGCTGACCCCACCTTGCTGGACCGCTATGGCAATTCCCTGCTGCACCTGGCACTGCAGGCTGGCGATGAAGAGATGCTGAGGACACTGCTGGCCCATCTGGGCTCGGCTGCCCCTTATCTGCTCCGTCTGCCTAATTTCCATG GCCTCCTACCTGTGCACCTGGCCGTGAAAGCAAAGAGTTTGGCCTGCCTGGACCTGCTGGTCAGGAAGGGAGCAGACGTCAATGCTGTGGAGAGGCAGGGTGGGAGGACCCCGCTGCACCTGGCTGTGGAGATGGAGAACCTGAACATGGCCACCCACCTGGTGAAGAAG CTGGGAGCAGATGTGAGCAGCCGGACCTTTGCTGGGAACACCCCCCTGCACCTGGCTGCTGGCCTGGGCTCCCCCACCCTCACCAAGCTGCTCCTCAAAGCGG GGGCGGATGTGTTGTGCGAGAATGACGAGCCGGTGAGCCCATCGTCATCGGAAGCGAGCAGCGACACAGATGCTGACCCCGAGGAGCAAGAGCTGGGCATGGAGCTGGAGGAGCCGACCCCCAGCGCGGAGCACAGCTCAGACCCCGATCCCACCACCGAACGGGTGTGTGGGGAGACAAGGCCCAGGCAGCGCCGGTGCCACACACCGTTGGACCTCACTCGGAGCCAGAAG GTGCGGGAAATCTTGCTGCAGGCCTCGCAGCAGAGCCCCGAGTGCGAGCTGCCGGCCACCCCCCAGCCAG GGAATGTCCTGTCCCTAGACAGTGAAACACTGCAGGGCTTGGAGCAGTTGTTGAACCAGGACTGCAGTGGTTCGGACTGGACCGAActggccaagagactggggttgTGCAGCTTGGTGGAGACCTACAAGGACACAGCTTCACCCAGCATCAGCCTTCTGCGCAGTTACGAG
- the NFKB2 gene encoding nuclear factor NF-kappa-B p100 subunit isoform X1 — MLGLDGLLRPASSSPGLSGAAGPFLPPPAAPLSAALSPQAAGRPRADMDEPYQPCLDGIDYDDFNFSSHMMEQKEPLMETAEGPYLVIIEQPKQRGFRFRYGCEGPSHGGLPGASSEKGRKTYPTVKICNYTGMARIEVDLVTHSDPPRVHAHSLVGKQCNEAGNCIMTVGPKDMTAQFNNLGVLHVTKKNMMEIMKEKLKQQKMRNRSHLLTEAELREIELEAKELKKVMDLSIVRLRFTAYLRDSSGNFTLALQPVISDPIHDSKSPGASNLKISRMDKTAGSVRGGDEVYLLCDKVQKDDIEVRFYEDDENGWQAFGDFSPTDVHKQYAIVFRTPPYHKPKIDRPVTVFLQLKRKRGGDVSDSKQFTYYPVVEDKEEVERKRKKVLPQFPQHFGGGSHMGGAGGGAGGFGSGGGGNLSYPYSPGLAYNNIYSSGPHPVGGYQGGVQMKAPSTDGDGGDRQVPTESTYCQELQKHAQICHLWMLALARRNAHALLDYSVTADPRMLLAVQRHLAASQDENGDTPLHLAIIHEQTAVIKQLIEVVVSIPNQQIINVTNNLQQTPLHLAVITKQPQVVQLLLQAHADPTLLDRYGNSLLHLALQAGDEEMLRTLLAHLGSAAPYLLRLPNFHGLLPVHLAVKAKSLACLDLLVRKGADVNAVERQGGRTPLHLAVEMENLNMATHLVKKLGADVSSRTFAGNTPLHLAAGLGSPTLTKLLLKAGADVLCENDEPVSPSSSEASSDTDADPEEQELGMELEEPTPSAEHSSDPDPTTERVCGETRPRQRRCHTPLDLTRSQKVREILLQASQQSPECELPATPQPGNVLSLDSETLQGLEQLLNQDCSGSDWTELAKRLGLCSLVETYKDTASPSISLLRSYELAGGSLGGLLEALDSMGLRKVVRMLRKTETLEKLQSTEIKEDSAYGSQSVEEEQPPALALKPCPAPAAELPPSQQQQVH; from the exons ATGCTGGGGCTGGACGGGTTGTTGAGACCAGCCTCTTCCTCGCCG GGACTTTCCGGAGCGGCGGGGCCTTTCCTGccgccgccggcggccccgctcagcgccgcgctctCCCCGCAGGCcgccggccggccccgcgccgacATGGACGAGCCCTACCAGCCC TGCCTGGACGGGATCGACTATGACGACTTCAATTTCAGCTCCCACATGATGGAGCAGAAGGAGCCCCTGATGGAGACAG CGGAAGGTCCCTACCTTGTCATCATCGAGCAGCCAAAGCAG CGTGGTTTCCGGTTTCGGTACGGCTGCGAAGGCCCTTCGCACGGGGGGCTGCCAGGAGCATCCAGCGAGAAGGGGCGCAAGACGTATCCCACTGTGAAG ATCTGCAACTACACAGGGATGGCCCGGATCGAGGTGGACCTGGTGACCCACAGCGACCCTCCGCGGGTGCATGCCCACAGCCTGGTGGGCAAGCAGTGCAATGAGGCCGGCAACTGCATTATGACTGTGGGACCCAAGGACATGACTGCTCA GTTCAACAACCTTGGCGTACTCCATGTCACCAAGAAGAATATGATGGAGATCATGAAGGAAAAATTGAAGCAGCAGAAGATGCGCAACAGGAGTCATCTGCTGACGG aaGCTGAGCTGCGTGAGATTGAGCTGGAGGCGAAGGAGCTGAAGAAGGTGATGGACTTGAGCATTGTGCGGTTGCGCTTCACTGCCTACCTTCGCGACAGCAGCGGGAACTTCACGCTGGCCCTCCAGCCTGTCATCTCGGACCCCATCCATGACAGCA AGTCCCCAGGAGCTTCCAACCTGAAGATTTCACGGATGGATAAGACGGCAGGCTCAGTGCGGGGAGGGGACGAGGTCTACTTGCTGTGTGATAAAGTTCAGAAAG ATGACATCGAGGTGCGTTTCTATGAGGACGACGAGAACGGCTGGCAAGCCTTTGGGGACTTCTCCCCCACGGACGTGCACAAGCAG TATGCCATCGTCTTCCGCACACCCCCGTACCACAAGCCCAAGATCGACCGCCCCGTCACAGTCTTCCTACAGCTGAAGCGGAAGCGAGGGGGTGATGTGAGTGACTCCAAACAGTTCACCTACTACCCCGTGGTGGAAG ATAAGGAGGAAGTGGAGAGGAAGCGCAAGAAAGTCCTGCCCCAGTTTCCCCAGCACTTTGGCGGGGGCTCACACATGGGGGGCGCTGGCGGGGGCGCTGGGGGCTTTGGTTCTGGCGGAG GCGGGAACCTCAGCTACCCCTACTCGCCCGGCCTGGCGTACAATAACATCTATTCGTCTGGCCCACACCCTGTCGGGGGCTACCAGGGCGGCGTGCAGATGAAGGCCCCCAGCACAGATGGGGATGGGGGCGACAGGCAGGTGCCCACGGAGAGCACGTACTGCCAGGAGCTGCAGAAACACG CCCAGATCTGTCACCTGTGGATGCTGGCACTGGCCCGTCGCAACGCCCATGCCCTGCTCGACTACTCTGTCACTGCTGACCCCCGCATGCTGCTGGCAGTCCAGAGGCacctggctgcctcgcaggatgagaaCGGAGACAC GCCTTTGCACCTTGCTATTATCCACGAGCAGACAGCTGTGATCAAGCAGCTGATTGAGGTTGTTGTTAGCATCCCCAACCAGCAGATCATCAATGTCACCAACAACCTGCAGCAG ACGCCGCTGCACCTGGCAGTCATCACCAAGCAGCCCCAGGTggtccagctcctgctgcaagcCCATGCTGACCCCACCTTGCTGGACCGCTATGGCAATTCCCTGCTGCACCTGGCACTGCAGGCTGGCGATGAAGAGATGCTGAGGACACTGCTGGCCCATCTGGGCTCGGCTGCCCCTTATCTGCTCCGTCTGCCTAATTTCCATG GCCTCCTACCTGTGCACCTGGCCGTGAAAGCAAAGAGTTTGGCCTGCCTGGACCTGCTGGTCAGGAAGGGAGCAGACGTCAATGCTGTGGAGAGGCAGGGTGGGAGGACCCCGCTGCACCTGGCTGTGGAGATGGAGAACCTGAACATGGCCACCCACCTGGTGAAGAAG CTGGGAGCAGATGTGAGCAGCCGGACCTTTGCTGGGAACACCCCCCTGCACCTGGCTGCTGGCCTGGGCTCCCCCACCCTCACCAAGCTGCTCCTCAAAGCGG GGGCGGATGTGTTGTGCGAGAATGACGAGCCGGTGAGCCCATCGTCATCGGAAGCGAGCAGCGACACAGATGCTGACCCCGAGGAGCAAGAGCTGGGCATGGAGCTGGAGGAGCCGACCCCCAGCGCGGAGCACAGCTCAGACCCCGATCCCACCACCGAACGGGTGTGTGGGGAGACAAGGCCCAGGCAGCGCCGGTGCCACACACCGTTGGACCTCACTCGGAGCCAGAAG GTGCGGGAAATCTTGCTGCAGGCCTCGCAGCAGAGCCCCGAGTGCGAGCTGCCGGCCACCCCCCAGCCAG GGAATGTCCTGTCCCTAGACAGTGAAACACTGCAGGGCTTGGAGCAGTTGTTGAACCAGGACTGCAGTGGTTCGGACTGGACCGAActggccaagagactggggttgTGCAGCTTGGTGGAGACCTACAAGGACACAGCTTCACCCAGCATCAGCCTTCTGCGCAGTTACGAG
- the NFKB2 gene encoding nuclear factor NF-kappa-B p100 subunit isoform X2 gives MLGLDGLLRPASSSPAAGRPRADMDEPYQPCLDGIDYDDFNFSSHMMEQKEPLMETAEGPYLVIIEQPKQRGFRFRYGCEGPSHGGLPGASSEKGRKTYPTVKICNYTGMARIEVDLVTHSDPPRVHAHSLVGKQCNEAGNCIMTVGPKDMTAQFNNLGVLHVTKKNMMEIMKEKLKQQKMRNRSHLLTEAELREIELEAKELKKVMDLSIVRLRFTAYLRDSSGNFTLALQPVISDPIHDSKSPGASNLKISRMDKTAGSVRGGDEVYLLCDKVQKDDIEVRFYEDDENGWQAFGDFSPTDVHKQYAIVFRTPPYHKPKIDRPVTVFLQLKRKRGGDVSDSKQFTYYPVVEDKEEVERKRKKVLPQFPQHFGGGSHMGGAGGGAGGFGSGGGGNLSYPYSPGLAYNNIYSSGPHPVGGYQGGVQMKAPSTDGDGGDRQVPTESTYCQELQKHAQICHLWMLALARRNAHALLDYSVTADPRMLLAVQRHLAASQDENGDTPLHLAIIHEQTAVIKQLIEVVVSIPNQQIINVTNNLQQTPLHLAVITKQPQVVQLLLQAHADPTLLDRYGNSLLHLALQAGDEEMLRTLLAHLGSAAPYLLRLPNFHGLLPVHLAVKAKSLACLDLLVRKGADVNAVERQGGRTPLHLAVEMENLNMATHLVKKLGADVSSRTFAGNTPLHLAAGLGSPTLTKLLLKAGADVLCENDEPVSPSSSEASSDTDADPEEQELGMELEEPTPSAEHSSDPDPTTERVCGETRPRQRRCHTPLDLTRSQKVREILLQASQQSPECELPATPQPGNVLSLDSETLQGLEQLLNQDCSGSDWTELAKRLGLCSLVETYKDTASPSISLLRSYELAGGSLGGLLEALDSMGLRKVVRMLRKTETLEKLQSTEIKEDSAYGSQSVEEEQPPALALKPCPAPAAELPPSQQQQVH, from the exons ATGCTGGGGCTGGACGGGTTGTTGAGACCAGCCTCTTCCTCGCCG GCcgccggccggccccgcgccgacATGGACGAGCCCTACCAGCCC TGCCTGGACGGGATCGACTATGACGACTTCAATTTCAGCTCCCACATGATGGAGCAGAAGGAGCCCCTGATGGAGACAG CGGAAGGTCCCTACCTTGTCATCATCGAGCAGCCAAAGCAG CGTGGTTTCCGGTTTCGGTACGGCTGCGAAGGCCCTTCGCACGGGGGGCTGCCAGGAGCATCCAGCGAGAAGGGGCGCAAGACGTATCCCACTGTGAAG ATCTGCAACTACACAGGGATGGCCCGGATCGAGGTGGACCTGGTGACCCACAGCGACCCTCCGCGGGTGCATGCCCACAGCCTGGTGGGCAAGCAGTGCAATGAGGCCGGCAACTGCATTATGACTGTGGGACCCAAGGACATGACTGCTCA GTTCAACAACCTTGGCGTACTCCATGTCACCAAGAAGAATATGATGGAGATCATGAAGGAAAAATTGAAGCAGCAGAAGATGCGCAACAGGAGTCATCTGCTGACGG aaGCTGAGCTGCGTGAGATTGAGCTGGAGGCGAAGGAGCTGAAGAAGGTGATGGACTTGAGCATTGTGCGGTTGCGCTTCACTGCCTACCTTCGCGACAGCAGCGGGAACTTCACGCTGGCCCTCCAGCCTGTCATCTCGGACCCCATCCATGACAGCA AGTCCCCAGGAGCTTCCAACCTGAAGATTTCACGGATGGATAAGACGGCAGGCTCAGTGCGGGGAGGGGACGAGGTCTACTTGCTGTGTGATAAAGTTCAGAAAG ATGACATCGAGGTGCGTTTCTATGAGGACGACGAGAACGGCTGGCAAGCCTTTGGGGACTTCTCCCCCACGGACGTGCACAAGCAG TATGCCATCGTCTTCCGCACACCCCCGTACCACAAGCCCAAGATCGACCGCCCCGTCACAGTCTTCCTACAGCTGAAGCGGAAGCGAGGGGGTGATGTGAGTGACTCCAAACAGTTCACCTACTACCCCGTGGTGGAAG ATAAGGAGGAAGTGGAGAGGAAGCGCAAGAAAGTCCTGCCCCAGTTTCCCCAGCACTTTGGCGGGGGCTCACACATGGGGGGCGCTGGCGGGGGCGCTGGGGGCTTTGGTTCTGGCGGAG GCGGGAACCTCAGCTACCCCTACTCGCCCGGCCTGGCGTACAATAACATCTATTCGTCTGGCCCACACCCTGTCGGGGGCTACCAGGGCGGCGTGCAGATGAAGGCCCCCAGCACAGATGGGGATGGGGGCGACAGGCAGGTGCCCACGGAGAGCACGTACTGCCAGGAGCTGCAGAAACACG CCCAGATCTGTCACCTGTGGATGCTGGCACTGGCCCGTCGCAACGCCCATGCCCTGCTCGACTACTCTGTCACTGCTGACCCCCGCATGCTGCTGGCAGTCCAGAGGCacctggctgcctcgcaggatgagaaCGGAGACAC GCCTTTGCACCTTGCTATTATCCACGAGCAGACAGCTGTGATCAAGCAGCTGATTGAGGTTGTTGTTAGCATCCCCAACCAGCAGATCATCAATGTCACCAACAACCTGCAGCAG ACGCCGCTGCACCTGGCAGTCATCACCAAGCAGCCCCAGGTggtccagctcctgctgcaagcCCATGCTGACCCCACCTTGCTGGACCGCTATGGCAATTCCCTGCTGCACCTGGCACTGCAGGCTGGCGATGAAGAGATGCTGAGGACACTGCTGGCCCATCTGGGCTCGGCTGCCCCTTATCTGCTCCGTCTGCCTAATTTCCATG GCCTCCTACCTGTGCACCTGGCCGTGAAAGCAAAGAGTTTGGCCTGCCTGGACCTGCTGGTCAGGAAGGGAGCAGACGTCAATGCTGTGGAGAGGCAGGGTGGGAGGACCCCGCTGCACCTGGCTGTGGAGATGGAGAACCTGAACATGGCCACCCACCTGGTGAAGAAG CTGGGAGCAGATGTGAGCAGCCGGACCTTTGCTGGGAACACCCCCCTGCACCTGGCTGCTGGCCTGGGCTCCCCCACCCTCACCAAGCTGCTCCTCAAAGCGG GGGCGGATGTGTTGTGCGAGAATGACGAGCCGGTGAGCCCATCGTCATCGGAAGCGAGCAGCGACACAGATGCTGACCCCGAGGAGCAAGAGCTGGGCATGGAGCTGGAGGAGCCGACCCCCAGCGCGGAGCACAGCTCAGACCCCGATCCCACCACCGAACGGGTGTGTGGGGAGACAAGGCCCAGGCAGCGCCGGTGCCACACACCGTTGGACCTCACTCGGAGCCAGAAG GTGCGGGAAATCTTGCTGCAGGCCTCGCAGCAGAGCCCCGAGTGCGAGCTGCCGGCCACCCCCCAGCCAG GGAATGTCCTGTCCCTAGACAGTGAAACACTGCAGGGCTTGGAGCAGTTGTTGAACCAGGACTGCAGTGGTTCGGACTGGACCGAActggccaagagactggggttgTGCAGCTTGGTGGAGACCTACAAGGACACAGCTTCACCCAGCATCAGCCTTCTGCGCAGTTACGAG